CTGCCCGGATGACGCCGTGCTCATCGAACGGGCCGAGCGGCTGCGCGCCGAACTGGAACTGGAGGCGCTGCTGGTGACGCTCGGCGAGCGCGGGATGCTGCTGGTGCGCGCAGGCGCCGAGGCGCTGCACCTGCCGACCCGCGCGCGCGAGGTCTTCGACGTCACGGGCGCGGGCGATACCGTCATCGCGACCCTGGCCGCCGCGCTGGCCGCCGGCGCCGAGCTGGCCGACGCCTGCGCCCTGGCCAACTGTGCCGCCGGTCTGGCCGTCGGCAAGCTGGGCACGGCCAGCGTCGGCGCGGCCGAACTGGAGCGCGCCTACCTGGGGGTCGAGTGGCGCCCGATCCTCGATCGCGAGGCGCTGATCGCGGCGGCGGAGACCGCGCGCGCGGCCGGTGAACGGTTGGTCATGACCAACGGCTGCTTCGACATCCTGCACGACGGGCATGTGGCCTATCTCCAGCAGGCCAGGCGGCTGGGCGACCGGCTCATCGTCGCCGTCAACGACGACGATTCGGTGCGCCGGCTCAAGGGCGAAGGCCGTCCGATCAATGGCGTCGAGCAGCGCATGGCGGTGCTGGCCGGGCTGGCCTCAGTCGACTGGGTCTGTCCGTTCGGCGAGGACACGCCCGAGGCGTTGATCCGCGCCGTCGGGCCGGACGTGCTGGTCAAGGGCGGCGACTATCGGCCCGAGCAGATCGCGGGCGCCGACGCGGTGCTGGCACGCGGCGGCGAGGTGCGGGTGCTTGACTTCGTGCCCGGACGTTCCACGAGCCGTATCATCGGTGCGATCGGTCGGCGCGGCGACGGGGCCTGACGCAACGTCGGCGGCGCCTCTGGATCGACCTCCCACGCGCGGTTTAGACTCGGCGTCTACCCGCCTTCTCATTCATCGCCAAGGGTTCGCTCTGCCATCATGTCCTCCGACACCCTGATTCTCATCCTGGCTCAGGATCGCGGCCTGGGGCTCGATGCCCTGACCCGCCAGCGCACCAAGGCCGCCGTGCCCTTTGGCGGCAAGTACCGGATCATCGACTTCACCCTGGCCAACTGTCTGCATTCGGGATTGCGCCAAGTGCTGGTACTGACGCAGTACAAGAGCCACTCGCTCCAGAAACATCTGCGCGACGGCTGGTCGATCTTCAATCCCGAGCTGGGCGAGTTCATCACCCCGGTTCCGCCCCAGATGCGCGAAGGACAGGACTGGTACAGCGGCCCCTTCGACGCCATCCGCCAGAACCGCTATCTGATCGAGCGCAATCGCGCCAGTCAGGTGCTGATCCTGCAAGGGGAGGCCATCTATCGCATGGACTATGCCGAGCTGGCGCGCGCCCATCGCGAGACCGGAGCGGCGATCACGGTCGCCACGCGCACCGTGTCGGCGCCGGGCACGGGACGTCAAGCGCGGGTCGTGCTCGACGCCGATGAGCGTATCCTGGAACTGTGTGCGCCCAGCGCGGATGGGGCCGATGGAACCGAAACGGCGGAGGGCGAGCACCAGGAGACCATGGGCGTCTATCTGTTCGACAAGTCCCTGCTGCTCGATGCCCTGGCCGGCTACGAGCGCGGTGTCTCGCCCGATGCGGATCTGGCGCTCGACGTCATCGCACCACGGCTCGCGGCGCATCCGGTTCGCGCCTATCGCTTCGGTCAGACGCGCGGCCGGGTGACGCCGGACCGCTACTGGTGCGATCTGGCCTCGGTCGACGCCTACTATCAGGCCAACATGGCGCTGTTGCGCGCCGAGCCGCCGCTCGATCTCTATCAGCCTGACTGGATCATCCATACCCATCAGGGGCAGTATCCGCCCGCCCGCACCGTCCCCGGCCCACGGACCGGCAACGAGGGCGTCTTCGTCAACTCGATGCTGGCGGCCGGAACCGTCATCAGCGGCGGCGGGGTCAATCACTCGATCCTGTTTCCCCAGGTCCGTGTCGAGGATGGCGCCATCGTCGAGGCGTCCATTCTGTTCCAGGGGGTGAGCGTCGGCGCCGGCGCCCATCTGCACAACTGCATCGTCGAGAAAGACGTCCGGATCGCTCCCGGCGACCAGATCGGCTTCGACGCCCGGCGCGATCGCGAGCGCTTCGAGGTCTCGCCCAACGGGATCGTCGTGGTCACGGGCGAGAATGGATCATCGATGGGGCTGGCGTCTCGGTGAAGTGTTCGACTGACGGTTTGCAGCGACCATTTGGGTGTAGTGCCTGACCCCGGCCACCTCCATCGCCGCCGGAGCGCAGACGAGTCGCGGTCCGGCGGATGAAACATCGGCTCAAAAGACCTTGGTCGCCGCGAAGGCCGCGAACAGGAGAAACAAGAGGCCGCTGATCTGATGCAGCCGATGCAGGGGAATGTGTCGCAGCAGACGCCGCCCGACAAAGACACCGAGCGCCGATGTCGCACCCAGCGCCAAGGTCGCACCGATCCAAACGGGGA
The sequence above is drawn from the Allochromatium vinosum DSM 180 genome and encodes:
- a CDS encoding glucose-1-phosphate adenylyltransferase family protein → MSSDTLILILAQDRGLGLDALTRQRTKAAVPFGGKYRIIDFTLANCLHSGLRQVLVLTQYKSHSLQKHLRDGWSIFNPELGEFITPVPPQMREGQDWYSGPFDAIRQNRYLIERNRASQVLILQGEAIYRMDYAELARAHRETGAAITVATRTVSAPGTGRQARVVLDADERILELCAPSADGADGTETAEGEHQETMGVYLFDKSLLLDALAGYERGVSPDADLALDVIAPRLAAHPVRAYRFGQTRGRVTPDRYWCDLASVDAYYQANMALLRAEPPLDLYQPDWIIHTHQGQYPPARTVPGPRTGNEGVFVNSMLAAGTVISGGGVNHSILFPQVRVEDGAIVEASILFQGVSVGAGAHLHNCIVEKDVRIAPGDQIGFDARRDRERFEVSPNGIVVVTGENGSSMGLASR
- the hldE gene encoding bifunctional D-glycero-beta-D-manno-heptose-7-phosphate kinase/D-glycero-beta-D-manno-heptose 1-phosphate adenylyltransferase HldE; translated protein: MTTPSTFPDFARARVLVAGDLMLDRYWTGATRRISPEAPVPVVHVEGVEDRPGGAANVALNLAMLGARVTLAGVTGDDEAAAILETRLSGQGIATRFERRAGVPTITKLRVLSHHQQLIRLDFERSLAPNGPDPLPALVWPALADCDLLLLSDYAKGTLDDPQRLIALARDQCKPVLIDPKGRDFSRYRGATLLTPNRAELEEIIGACPDDAVLIERAERLRAELELEALLVTLGERGMLLVRAGAEALHLPTRAREVFDVTGAGDTVIATLAAALAAGAELADACALANCAAGLAVGKLGTASVGAAELERAYLGVEWRPILDREALIAAAETARAAGERLVMTNGCFDILHDGHVAYLQQARRLGDRLIVAVNDDDSVRRLKGEGRPINGVEQRMAVLAGLASVDWVCPFGEDTPEALIRAVGPDVLVKGGDYRPEQIAGADAVLARGGEVRVLDFVPGRSTSRIIGAIGRRGDGA